The Microcystis panniformis FACHB-1757 region CTAAGGGGTTGGCTAATAGACCTTGTACACCATCTTCAATCAACTCCGGTGTCGAGGAGGAACGACTGGCGACAATCGGTTTATAACTGGCCATAGCTTCAGCAAAAACTATACCAAATCCTTCTTGCAGACTAGGTAAACAAAAAACTTGACAATCAAGATATTCTTGGATCAGTTCTTGATAGGAAAGATAGCCGAGAAAAGTAACATTTTGCTCTAAATTGAGTTCTTGTGCCAGACGGCGTAAATTATTCCATTCAGGACCTTTGCTGGCAATTCTTACCTCTACATCGGGTATTTGACGGCGGAGAATTGCGGCGGCGCGGATCAAAGTGGCAACATTTTTGCGGGGATACTGGACACCGACACAAAACACAGTCGGCCTCCTCTGCTCGCGGTTTTTTTCCTCATACTTGACCGAGGCTACCGCTGCATCCCAACCTTTGAGATCAATTAGAGAATGAACAATTTCGATATTGCCATCATACTGATAAAGTTGCTTGAGTCTAGTGCGGGAATATTCACTGATAGAGATGACCAGATCTGCACGATGGACGTTCACTTTCTCGGCTTTTGCCATCAATTCTAGAGAAGTTCGCACCCAACCCCGCTCAAAGGTGGCCTCATCGGCAATAATACCAAGAATATAAACAATAAAGGGTACTTTCAGGCGATCGCTGATGGCGTAACCATCCATATCGTAACCCACCACCAGATCATAGTCGTCAAAACAACGGGGATCGAGTCGCCAATTCCAAAGAAAGCGATGAGCCATATAACCTAACGGCCCCGATGCTTTGGCCGGCGAGAAGACATCAACCACATGACCCTGGGAGCGCAACTCGTTAGTCAGATGGATATTGGTGACGAAGGTACCACTTCCGCGCTTGACATTTTGGGGAGTTGCTGTGATGATTGCTATCTTCATTTTTTGTCAAAGTTTATGGCAGCGGTTGGATGATGATGGGAAAATTAGAACAAATAAGGTAGGCGGGAGTGGGTGCGAATCAAATCTTGATTTTCCCTGATAACATTCTCAAAATCTATGGACGAACGGATATCCTCGCGTCCGTTAGCTTTTTTCGTCAAAACGATGAAATGTCCCTATGGAGTATTAGGATGTTAGAAAACAAACGCAGATTGATTAATTATCCATAGGAAAGCGGTTATCAAAAATAACCGCTTCTGCAATTTTCCAAGAATCTCTTTAACGTTCGCGGCGACCGAAATTTTTGCGCTCACCGCGGCCACCACCGCCAAAATTATCTTCTTTGGGACGAGCTTTATTGACTTTCATCTGTCGTCCCATCCATTCGGCCCCGTCAAGAGTTTCGATCGCTTTTGCTTCTTCCTCATCGGAGGACATTTCCACAAAACCAAAACCGCGCATTTTACCCGTTTCCCGATCTACGGGCAAGTAAACGCGACTAACTGTGCCGTATTCAGCGAATACCTCTTTCAAGTCATCTGTCGTGACGTCATAAACCAGATTACCAACGTAAATCGTCATGGATTGTCTCCCAATATCACAGCCATTTCGAGAAGGAGATCGGACACAACCCAGTCAAGGCCATCAGGGAAAAACCACTTCTGTTTGAAACCAATGCTGCTACCGAACCTAACTACTCTCTCTAAACTAGCATAGCTGATCAGTGATCGGTGATCAGTAGGAGTAGGGAGTATTAAGTGAGCAGTATTACAAGGCGGTTTTCTGCTTTCCTTTCACTGATTACTGTTCACCGATAACTGATTAGGGTAGCCAAGGATATTGACTAAAATCGGGGGGACGTTTTTCGAGGAAAGCCTGTTTACCTTCGGCTCCTTCGGCGGTCATATAGTAGAGTAAAGTGGCATTGCCCGCTAACTCCTGTAAACCCGCTTGACCATCACAATCAGCATTAAAAGCCGATTTTAGGCAGCGAATCGCCAAGGGACTTTTTTCGAGAATTTCTAAGGACCATTTAATCCCTTCCTGCTCTAATTCCTCCACCGGGACGACATGGTTAACCAAACCCATTTCTAAAGCTTGTTGGGCGTTATACTGCCGACAGAGAAACCAAATCTCGCGAGCCTTTTTCTGACCGACCACCCGGGCCAGATAACTAGAGCCAAAACCGCCGTCAAAACTGCCCACTTTTGGACCGGTCTGGCCGAAAATGGCGTTATCCGCCGCTAAGGTTAAATCACAAACCAAGTGCAAAACATGACCGCCCCCGACCGCATAACCTGCCACCAGCGCGATAACTACCTTGGGGATGGAGCGAATTAATTTCTGTAAATCCAGCACATTGAGCCGGGGTACGCCATCATCGCCAATATAACCCGCCTGACCGCGCACCGTCTGATCGCCGCCGGAACAAAAAGCATATTTGCCATCGCTGTGGGGACCTGCACCCGTGAGCAATACTACCCAATGCGGGCATCCTCGCGAGCATCACAGAAAGCGTCGTAAAGCTCAAAAACTGTTTTTGGACGGAAGGCATTACGCTTATGGGGGCGATTTATAGTGATTTTGGCGATTCCCCCCCATTTATGGTAAAGAATATCCTCGTAGGTTTTGACGGATTGCCATTCAACGGTCATAGTCTCGGTTATCGGCACAGCTTTTTTACCTTACCCTATTTTGTCCCCCACTTTGAAGCCTGGAGCGCCAGAATAGGGGAATGGATAGTTGACCGAAAAGGTTTAAAGCTGATTCCCTTCTTGATGTTTTCTGGGTAAGTACCTAGGCAAAATTATTTACACATGACGATCATTGCCCCGTAAGGGTTTTAGCTCGATCGGGCAGGTAATTAATTTTGCATGACTACTTATTTATTCAAAATAAGTAGCTGGTTATAATTAAATTTAAAATGGATTTGAGGTTCGATCCCCCCTGCCCCCCTTGATAAGGGGGGTGCCGATCCCCCCTTAGTCCCCCCTTAATCCCCCCTTAATAAGGGGGGCATCTGAAAGTTTTTAATACCTACCTACTTATATTGATCCTATTTGCTAACTTTAAAGAGGTAAAAATATGAGTACAAGTAATAAAACTAAGCTTGAATCATTAGAGTTTTATTTTGGATTAAAATATCCAATAACAATTTATCCTGATGATGACGGGGGATATGTATCGGAAATTAAAGACCTTCCGGGATGTTTCACTCAGGGAGAAACCATAGAGGAAACCTTAATCAGTAAACAGTAATCATTGAACTGAAAACTCACATCTGATAACTGATAACTGATAACTGATAACTGATAACTGATAACTGATAACTGATAACTGATAACTGATAACTGAATTAAAGCCATTCGATTTCTTTAGCTTTTTCGGGTAGTTTAGCCGTGGCTTGTCCTTGGCTGCGGGACTGAAACCCAATTAAATCGAGGGGAGTAGCCAATAAATCTACTAAATCTGCTTTACCAAACAGTAACTTGAGAGTATTTTTTGGTAGCTCTTTTAATAACCAACGACCGAGAGTAAAAAATAACTCTTGATTGGTTAAAGGTCGCATCAATTCGACACCATACAATTCGTGAAGATAGCGATTCGAGCGCCCATAACGTTTTAATTGACTTCTTAAGTCTTCTAAGGTAGAACGATGACGATGGTAAATAATTGCCTCTGGTGCGTAGGTTAATTGCCAGTCGGTTTGTTGTTGAATACGCCAACAGATATCGGCATCACCACCGGTAGTTAAATAAGGACGAAATAAACCAACTTTTTGAAAAGCTTCTCGACGAATAGCGAGGTTAGCAGTTTGACCGTAGGGACAAAAAGAATGTTCTAAAAGAAATTTTGGTGACATAAAGTTACGACGTTCTGCATACTTTTCCAAGCAAGTGGAACCAGTTAAGGCAGCAATTTCACCCACTACCAGACCGATGTTAGGATCACTAAAGGGTTGGATCAATTCTGTCAACCATTGCGGTGCGGGACGACAATCGGCATCGGTAAAGGCCAGAAAAGGATAACGAGCGCTTTTGATCCCTTTGTTGCGAGCAGCGTAGGAGCTTTGTATCTGATTTTCGCTTAAAATGATCAGGTTCAGTCCCCGCTGTTCTTCTGCTGCCTTTCCTAATAATTCTGCCGTGCGATCGCTACTATTATTATCAACTAAAATATATTCAACTAATTGACGGGGATAGGTCTGTTTGGCTAAACAATCAATGAGAGGGGGTAGATCTTTCTCTCCGTTATAAATTGGCACGATCACGGATACTTCGGGAAAGAACTGCAAGGTAGTTGACATCGTTGGAGTCCAATAAACGGGGGACGGTTGAACTATTCGCTACAATACTACTATAATCAATAGCAACAAAAAGCAAGTCTATCGTCAATTATTTTAGACCAACGATGAAAAGTTTCTTCCGAAAATTATTTTTCTATGTGGGTATTCTTTGGCTCTCACCCTTAATCATTGCTTTTCAGGTAGCTAACAATCGAGAACTTATCTTAGGTGATGTGCGGCGTTGGGTAGAGTTATTAGGCCGGGAAAAAAGAGCAGATTGGTTACAATTGTTAGCTCTGTGTCTGGAGGCAAAAGAATTTAGAAATTTATATTATTGTCGTCTTTTTCAAGGTGGTTCATTCAGCCGTTTTTTTATGTATATTCTTAGGTTTTTCTATCGAGAAAGTTCCTATTTATTTCTAGATTCTTCCTGTTCGATTGGCAAAGGATTATTTATTCAACACGGTTTTAGTACGATTGTTATGGCGGATTTGGGCGATAACTGTTGGATTAATCAACAGGTAACAATTGGCTATAAAGATAAAAGCGGTCGCCCCAAAATTGGCAATAATGTCAGGATTACCGCCGGTGCTAAAGTCTTGGGAAACATTACCATCGGCGATAATGTCACCGTGGGCGCAAATTCAGTGGTAGTCAAAGATGTTCCACCTAATTGTGTGGTGGTGGGTATTCCCGCTCGTATTATTAAACGGGACGGCGTTACAGTAGATGAAAAATTATAAACGTTGACTTAAAATATATTCGGCAATTGCCAGATCTCCGGGGGTAGTAATTTTTAAGTTAGTTTCTTCACCGACGACAATTTTGACGGGAAAACCACATTTTTCTAATAAGGCGGCATCGTCGGTGACTTCCCAATCTAATTTTCGCCCCTGTTCATGACATTCTTTTAATAATTTTACCTGAAAACCCTGGGGCGTTTGGGCCGCCCACAACTGCGAGCGATCCGGTGTATCCTCAATCCAGCCCTTGCTATCGACAATTTTAATCGTATCTTTCACCGGAATCGCCGCAATGAAACCCTGACAAGTGGCTAAAGCGGCGGCACAGCGATCGAATAATTCGGGAGTGGCTAAACAGCGCGCCCCATCGTGAATTAAAACCGTCTCAGCCCCCTCTGGTAGGGCTTGTAAGCCATTGTAAACCGATTTTTGTCTGGTTTCACCTCCTTGGATGATTTGCACGGGTTTAAGGGCATTTATAGGGGTGATAATTGTTCGGATCTCCTCAAAGTCTTCCGGTTGTGCCATGATGCCAATCCAGATAATTGCCCTCGATTCCATGGCAGCCAGCAAAGTCCAAGCCAGGAGAGGTTTTCCGTGCAGGGTGAGCAGTAACTTATTGCGATCGCTGCCCATCCGTTTACCCATTCCCGCTGCTGGAATTAACAAATACATATTTTTTTCAGGTAAAAAGTTAACAAGAGTCAGGAAAGAGAATTCAGTGGACAGGAGTGGGGAGCTTTTTGCCTCTTATTTGTAAACAGTAATCACTGTCCGGCTGATGGTTAATCGCTTAAATAACCCAAAAACTATGCCTCTTAAGAGAATAAATCGAGGGGAAAGTGACCATAAGTACCGACTAATTGATCATTTTCTGACTGACAAGAAACCAGGACACCGCGATAGGTTCCCGTATAGGAATCGAGATAGGAAGCTTGTCTTTGGGTATTGTATTTAATATACACCGCTCCCTGTTCTGGGTGGTCTTCTGGGAGACTATTAGGTAAGGGGTATCCCAGGGCTTGTAGATAACTTTTCAGGGCTTTAAATCCCTCTTCATTGTTATCGGCACAGATACCTAAATTAATTGATTCCGAACCTTGGTTAACTAATAAAATTGCCTGTCTTAGAGCTTCTTCTTCTTCGGGGGATTGGGCAATTTTTAGTTGAATACATCCATATTCTTTTAGGAGTTTCAAGGCTTCTTCCATAGACATGAGCGGTTAGATAGGTGGGGCTAAAGATAAAAAATAAACTGTTGCTGCTGTCCTTACCGACAAATTCCCAAGAAAAAAAGCCCTAAATCATTGGGGTTTAGAGATAGGAAAATTTTGCATTGGTCTTATCATATCAGGTTGGGGACAGGAAAATTTATCGGGGTTGTTCGATCGCTCTGGGTTGTGCGGGCATTTCACACTAAATCCGGTTATTAAAGAATGATTATTTATTCCCCCTATTGCCCATTGCCTATTGCATGAGTGCCTGTCCTCATAAGTAGCCTATGCTCAACGGATTTAGTATCACTCACTGCGTTTTGACAGCCAAAGTAAGCACCTATAATAATTCCAGCACCAAAACCGATCGCTAGGTAAGGCAAAATTATACTGAGGGGAAAAGAGGAGTGTCTCCGATGAGATAGGGAAAATCGCTCACCAGTGGCCACAATATTCTCAGCAGCTTCAGTGAACTCCTCCGGTTTCTCTAGGGCTTTTTCTTCGGTTGTTTCAGAGTCTTCCAAAGCTTCTGGGGCATCTTCTCGGTCATTTTCGGCGATTTCTGCGGTTATTATCGGCAAAGAGTTTAATTTGGTGACACGATTGACGATTAAATCATCTTGACTCAGGGTTATCGATTCTTCCCAAGCGGGGATATCGGATGCCTCGGTCATACCGTAAACGATCACTTGTTCTAATCCATCGATGCCCAAGCTTTTGATTTCTGCCGACAAAAAAGGTAATAACTTGTGTTGATTAGGTATATTTTTGGATTGAACTTTTAGAGTCAGGGCATTTTCTTGCGGGGTGGCTTCAACAACCTCTATTTTTCTGGTTAAGAGACTTTGGTTAAGTAGAGCAATAATAGCGGCTGGATCCTGGAGTTTAGCGGCATGGATAAGTTGTGCCTGATTCATGGCCTTGAGGGACTAGGGAGGGTATATTATACTAAATCCTGTGGAAAATGTATAGGAAAGTGGGTGAGTGCCGGAGCAGGGGGAAACCATCCATAACTGGGTTTTTAAAGTTGAATTGGGACTTAATCATGCTATTAAAAACCGATTTGGTATCGGTCTGTCCATCCCTGCCCCCGGTGCCACTTAAATTTCCGCCACGGCTCTTTCGATTAAACGACGAGCCAGGGTTTGAATACCGGTATGTTCATAGTAATTGGTGGTCATATCGAGGAATGCCCCAACATATACCAATTTATCGGCAGAAAAGTC contains the following coding sequences:
- a CDS encoding glycosyltransferase family 4 protein, which encodes MKIAIITATPQNVKRGSGTFVTNIHLTNELRSQGHVVDVFSPAKASGPLGYMAHRFLWNWRLDPRCFDDYDLVVGYDMDGYAISDRLKVPFIVYILGIIADEATFERGWVRTSLELMAKAEKVNVHRADLVISISEYSRTRLKQLYQYDGNIEIVHSLIDLKGWDAAVASVKYEEKNREQRRPTVFCVGVQYPRKNVATLIRAAAILRRQIPDVEVRIASKGPEWNNLRRLAQELNLEQNVTFLGYLSYQELIQEYLDCQVFCLPSLQEGFGIVFAEAMASYKPIVASRSSSTPELIEDGVQGLLANPLDAEDLASKLAEVLLNPEKARSLGKAGRAKVSEFDAPIIAQRFSQLLTNFLEK
- a CDS encoding RNA recognition motif domain-containing protein produces the protein MTIYVGNLVYDVTTDDLKEVFAEYGTVSRVYLPVDRETGKMRGFGFVEMSSDEEEAKAIETLDGAEWMGRQMKVNKARPKEDNFGGGGRGERKNFGRRER
- a CDS encoding type II toxin-antitoxin system HicB family antitoxin; its protein translation is MSTSNKTKLESLEFYFGLKYPITIYPDDDGGYVSEIKDLPGCFTQGETIEETLISKQ
- a CDS encoding glycosyltransferase — translated: MSTTLQFFPEVSVIVPIYNGEKDLPPLIDCLAKQTYPRQLVEYILVDNNSSDRTAELLGKAAEEQRGLNLIILSENQIQSSYAARNKGIKSARYPFLAFTDADCRPAPQWLTELIQPFSDPNIGLVVGEIAALTGSTCLEKYAERRNFMSPKFLLEHSFCPYGQTANLAIRREAFQKVGLFRPYLTTGGDADICWRIQQQTDWQLTYAPEAIIYHRHRSTLEDLRSQLKRYGRSNRYLHELYGVELMRPLTNQELFFTLGRWLLKELPKNTLKLLFGKADLVDLLATPLDLIGFQSRSQGQATAKLPEKAKEIEWL
- a CDS encoding serine O-acetyltransferase, translated to MKSFFRKLFFYVGILWLSPLIIAFQVANNRELILGDVRRWVELLGREKRADWLQLLALCLEAKEFRNLYYCRLFQGGSFSRFFMYILRFFYRESSYLFLDSSCSIGKGLFIQHGFSTIVMADLGDNCWINQQVTIGYKDKSGRPKIGNNVRITAGAKVLGNITIGDNVTVGANSVVVKDVPPNCVVVGIPARIIKRDGVTVDEKL
- the ispD gene encoding 2-C-methyl-D-erythritol 4-phosphate cytidylyltransferase, with the protein product MYLLIPAAGMGKRMGSDRNKLLLTLHGKPLLAWTLLAAMESRAIIWIGIMAQPEDFEEIRTIITPINALKPVQIIQGGETRQKSVYNGLQALPEGAETVLIHDGARCLATPELFDRCAAALATCQGFIAAIPVKDTIKIVDSKGWIEDTPDRSQLWAAQTPQGFQVKLLKECHEQGRKLDWEVTDDAALLEKCGFPVKIVVGEETNLKITTPGDLAIAEYILSQRL
- a CDS encoding DUF1824 family protein — encoded protein: MSMEEALKLLKEYGCIQLKIAQSPEEEEALRQAILLVNQGSESINLGICADNNEEGFKALKSYLQALGYPLPNSLPEDHPEQGAVYIKYNTQRQASYLDSYTGTYRGVLVSCQSENDQLVGTYGHFPLDLFS